The sequence TGAGGGCAACTCAATCGCCGGTAATCCCCCCTGAAAACAGCGGCTCCCAGAAGTAGAATTTTCTACTAGCAGCAGGAGGAAGTTCTACGTGAAGAAGTCCCGTTTTTCAGACAGCCAGATCATCGCGATTCTCAAGCAGGCAGAGGGCGGCACGCCGGTGCCGGAACTATGCCGGGAGCACGGCATCAGCTCGGCCACGTTCTACAAGTGGCGCAGCAAGTTCGGCGGCATGGACGCCTCGCTGATGGCCCGGCTCAAGGAGTTGGAGGACGAGAACCGTCGCCTGAAGAAAATGTATGCCGAGGAGCGGCTCAAGGCCGAGATCCTCAAGGAGGCGCTCGAAAAAAAGTGGTGAAGCCATCTCACCGTCGTGGGATGGCGCAACGGGCTGTGCGTGACAAAGGCGCTGCGGTGCGCGTGGCCTGCGCTGCGTTTGGAATCAGCGAAACCTGCTACCGCTACCAGGCAAAGCTGTCGGCTGAGAATGATGAGATTGCGGATCACCTGATCCAGCTCACACACAATCAGCGCAACTGGGGTTTCGGGCTGTGCTTTCTGTATCTGCGCAACGTCAAGGGCTTCCAGTGGAACCACAAGCGTGTCTATCGGATTTACCGCGAATTGGAACTGAACCTGCGGATCCGGCCGCGCAAACGCCTGGTGCGCGAGAAGCCTGAACCACTGGCCGTGCCCGCAGCGATCAACCAGTGCTGGTCGATGGATTTCATGCACGATCAACTGGCAGATGGGCGCAGTTTCCGGCTGCTGAACATCATCGACGACTTCAATCGTGAAGCGCTGGCGATGGACATTGATCTGTCACTGCCGGCCGAGCGCGTTGTGCGCGCCCTGGACCGGGTCATCGAATGGCGTGGCAAGCCCAAGCAGATCCGCAGCGACAACGGGCCAGAATATGTTGGCAAGACGCTGACTGAATGGGCGCAGCGACGCGGAATACGGCTGCAGTACATCCAGCCTGGAAAGCCCCAGCAGAACGCTTACATCGAACGCTACAATCGAACCGTTCGCTACGACTGGCTCGGTCACTACCTGTTCGATTCAATCACCGAGGTGCAGGAGCACGCGACCACCTGGATCTGGACCTACAATCACGAGCGACCGAACATGGCGCTCGGTGGCATCACCCCGAAACAGAAGCTGGCCATGGCCGCATGAGCTCTACTTCTGACGACCGCTAAAAACGGGGGGATTACCCTGCCCCGACAGCCGCGTCAACACGGGCGTTCAAGGCAAAAAAAATCCCAACCGATAAGGGTTGGGATTTTGGTAAATGGTGGAGCCGGGGGGAATCGAACCCCCGTCCGCAAGCCCTCCACAATGAGCTCTACATACTTGTCCCGTCTATTTGGATTTAATCATGGGGGTTGGCCGACAGGCGGGCCGTCCCACAACGAGTTACCTTGGTTTTAGGAGCTGCGCCAAGTAACCCGACGCAACCACGAGTTCCTGTAAATGACACTGCAAGAAAGAGCTTTCACCCAATCATCCGACCCAGGAACCTGTCGGGGCAGCGCCCACCGGGATTAAGCGGCGAGTGCGAAACGCTTGTCGTTGGCGTTTAGTTTGTTTCCAGCTGATTTACGAGGTAACTGGACCTCGGTATGCACTCAAATGCTTTGCGACCCACGTCGAAGCCAAGTCGGCCCCTTGAAGTGCTAATTGGGGATGTTTTCCCAGACTTCAAGCCCTTGCAGTTTAGCATGAGTTTCAGGGGCGGATGTGGAGGAGTGCTTCCGGCGAGTCGACGATCCAGTCGGCGCCCCAGGTGTCGATGGGGTGGTCCACGCCAAGGTAGCCCCATCCGGCGGCGGCGGTTGGCATGCCGGCCGCCTTGCCGGCGGTAATGTCCCGCAGATCGTCGCCAACGTAGAGCGTCCGGGCGGGCGCGACGTTCAGCGTGTCGCAGGCGAACAGAAGGCTGTCCGGGGCGGGTTTGGGGCGTGCGGTGGTGTCGCCGCTGACGATGCATGCCGCGCGTGGGCCGAGGGGCAGCGCGTTGAGCAGGGGTTCGGTGAAGCGACGGGGTTTGTTGGTGACAATCCCCCAGGGCGTGCCCCGCGATTCCAATGCGTCGATGAGCGCTTCGATGCCGGGAAAGAGCGTGCTGTTGACGCACAGGCCTTTGCTGTAGTGCGCCAGGAAGCGTGCGGCGAGGTCGGCGTAGGTGTCGGCCTCGGGTGTCAGACCGTAGCCGATCCGGAGCATGCCGCGCGTGCCGGCCGAGGTGTGCGGCCGGAGCGTGGCGAGCGGGAGGGGAGGCCGGCCATCTTCAGCCAGGAGCGCATTGAGGGCGCCGCCGAGGTCGGGGGCCGTGTCGGCGAAGGTGCCGTCCAGGTCGAACAGGACGGCTTCAAACATGGCGCCGGGTGTGCATGAGGTAATTGACGTCGGCGTCGCGGCAGAGTGAATAGGTTTGCGACAACGGGTTGTAGGTGAGGCCGGTGAGCGTGTCGACGTCGAGATCACAGGCCCGGCAGTGCCTGGCCAGTTCGGACGGCTTGATGAACTTGGCGTAGTCGTGCGTTCCGCGCGGCAGCATTCGCAGAAGATACTCGGCGCCGATCACCGAGAGCAGATATGCCTTCGGGTTCCGGTTGATGGTCGAGAAAAAGACATGGCCCCCCGGTTTGACGAGAGTGGCGCACGCGCGAACGATGCTGGCCGGGTCGGGAACGTGTTCGAGCATTTCCAGGCAGGTGACCGCATCGAAGCTGGCCGGTTGTTCGGCCGCCAGCGCTTCGGCGCTGATCAGCCGGTAGTCGATCTTCAACCCGGATTCATGCAGATGCAATTTGGCGACAGACAGCGATTTTTCGCCCAAGTCGATGCCGGTGACCTGGGCGCCCCGTGCGGCCATGCCTTCAGCCAGCAGGCCGCCGCCGCAGCCGACATCGAGGACGGTTTTTCCCTGTAGCGGGAACAGGCTGTCGATCCAGTCGAGTCGAAGCGGATTGATTTCGTGAAGCGGGCGGAATTCCGATTCCGGATCCCACCAGTGATGGGCGAGATCGCCGAATTTCTGGAGTTCGGTAGGGTCTGCGTTCATGGCGAGTGTCGAGCGGGATGTGTTGTGCCGGGACGATAGCACGAAAAGAAAAAGCCCCGCATGGCGGGGCTTTTTCAGTCGAAGGTGCTCGAATTACTTGGAGCCGATCACTTCGATTTCAACACGACGGTCCGGCTGCAGGCAGTCGATCAGGGCCTTGCGGCTCTTCTGGTTGCAGCCCTTGGTCACCGGCTGGGACTCGCCCTTGCCTTCGGTGTAGACACGGTTGGCTTCAACGCCCTTGCTCACCAGGTACTGCTTGACGGCAGCGGCGCGCTTCTCGGACAGCTTCTGGTTGTAGGAAGCGGAACCCAGGCGGTCGGTGTGACCAACGGCCAGGATCACTTCCAGCTTCAGCGCGCCAGCTTCGGCGGCCAGCTTGTCCAGCTTGGCCTTGCCTTCCGGCTTCAGGACAGCCTTGTCGAAGTCGAACAGGGCGTCAGCAGCCAGCTTGACCTTGTCTGCGGAGGGCTTCGGTGCCGGCGCCGGAGCGGGGGCAGCCTTGGGCGCAGCGGCCATCGGGGCAACGCACTTGTCTTTCGGGACGATGTCGCTGTCACACCCGCAACCGACCGGGAACTCGCCGGCCAGCACGCTGGAGGCCGCAGCCGGGCTCCAGTAGCCGGTGCGCCAGCACAGGCCGGTGCCGCTCTTGGCGACGACGTTGCGACCGTCGATCACGTAGGGGATATCGCCCTGTCCGGTGACTTTGATGTCGTCAGCGATCGCGGCCGACGCCGAGATGCCAAGCGCGGCAGCGGCAGCGGCCATGATGAGATGCTTTTTCATTTCTTTGATCATATGTTCCTCGTCACAGGGCAAGGTTGAACGGTGAAAGTTCCGCGGTCTTTGTCGCGGTACTAGTCGATTCGACTACTGAGCTTATTCTGCCATACGCGTGCAACGCCAAGCAATTCATTGTCTGCTTTTTGCAACACTTGTTTTTTTGAAACGCGCGCCTGTCCGGCGATCCAGACGTCCGAGACATGTTCGCGGCCCGCGCAATATACAAGATGAGACACGGGGTCGAAGCAGGGTTGTGTTTCAAATGGTGACAGATCAACGGCGCACAGATCGGCCCATTTGCCGGTTTCGATGCTGCCGATGGCGTGTTCGAGCCCCAGCGCACGGGCGCCGTACTGGGTGGCCATGCGCAGCGCGGTGTTGGCGGGGATGGTCGCGGCGTCCTGTGTGCTGACCTTGGCGAGCAGCGCCGCCATCCGCATTTCCTGGAAGATGTCGAGCCGATTATTGCTTGCTGCGCCATCGGTGCCGAGCCCGACGGGGATGTTGTGTTTGAGCACGTCGGCGATTGGGGCAATGCCCGAGGCGAGCTTCATGTTGGAGGTGGGGCAGTGCGCGAGGGTGCAGCCGTGGCGGGCCAGGGTCTGGATCTCGCCCGCGGTCAGGTGGACGGCGTGGACGCCGATGAGCTGGCTGTCGACGACGCCGAGGCGGGCGAGGCGCTCAAGGGGGCGTTCGCCGTATTGCTTCAGGCTGTCTTCGATTTCCTGGGTGGTTTCATGGATGTGGATGTGAATCGGCAGGTCGAGTTCGTTCGACAGGCTGACGATGCGGCTGAAGGTGGCGTCTGACACCGTATAGGGCGCGTGCGGCGCCAGGGTGAAGTGCACGAGGGGGTTGCCGCGCCAGGCGTCGCGTGCGGCGAGGCCCTTGCTGAGGTATTCGTCGGCGCTGGCGGCGTAAGTGGTGGGGAAGTCGATGGTGGTGATGCCGATCACGCAGCGCATGCCGAGGGTGTTGAAGGCGTCGGCCGCTGCGTCGGGGTAGAAATACATGTCGTTGCAGGTGGTGATGCCACCGCGGAGCATCTCGGCGGCGGCGAGCAGGGTGCCGTCGCGCACGAAGGCCGGGCTGACATGCTTTGCCTCGGTGGGCCAGATGGCGGTCTGGAGCCAGGTCATCAGCGGCAGGTCGTCGGCGATGCCGCGCATGAGCGTCATGGCGGCGTGGGTGTGCAGGTTGATCAGGCCGGGGATCAGGACGTGGTCGGGCAGGCGGGTTTCGGTTGTGGCGCGGTAGCGTTCATGGGCGATGTTGGTGGGAACAACGTCGACGATGCGTCCGTCGCGGATGGCGACGCTGTGGTGTTCGAGGGTACTGTCCGCGGCATCAACCGGGACAACCCAGCGGGCGCTGATCAGCAGATCGACCTGTTCGCTCATCGGGGGCTTGCCTTGGGGGTGGGTGGATCGAGTAGGCATTCAAGCCCGAGGCGAGGCAAAGATCAAGTTGGCGCGCCGTTGCCGTCGCAAGGGCGCACGAGATCGGCGCTCTGGCGTGCGGGGCATTGGTGGTACGGGGGGAGAAGGCAAGGTCTGACGTGGTAATATTTCCTTCTTTTGAATGCCGCCTTTTCGGGCCTGCTGACAGCCATGGATCAATTCGCCAAAGAGACCCTTCCGATCAGCCTTGAGGAAGAGATGCGCCACGCCTATCTCGATTACGCGATGAGCGTGATCGTGGGCCGCGCGCTGCCGGACGTGCGGGACGGTCTCAAGCCGGTGCACCGGCGCGTGCTGTTTGCCATGCATGAGGCCAACAACGCCTGGAACCGGCCTTATGTGAAGTGTGCGCGGGTGGTCGGTGAGGTGATGGGTAAGTATCACCCGCACGGCGACTCGGCCATTTACGACACGCTGGTGCGCATGGCGCAGAATTTTTCGCTGCGCTACATGCTGGTCGATGGCCAGGGCAACTTCGGCTCGATCGACGGCGACAACGCGGCGGCGATGCGTTACACCGAATGCCGCCAGGCGCGCGTGGCCAGCGAGTTGCTGTCGGACATCGACAAGGAAACCGTGAACTTTGTCCCCAACTACGACGGCAAGGAGCGCGAGCCGGCGGTGTTGCCGGCGCGGATCCCGAACCTGCTGATCAACGGTTCGTCGGGCATTGCCGTGGGGATGGCGACCAATATTCCGCCGCACAACCTGCGCGAGGTGATCGACGCCTGCCTGCTGTTGCTCAACGAGCCGGACACGGATATTGAAGCGCTGATCAAGATCGTCAAGGCGCCGGACTTTCCGACCGCCGCGCTGATCTACGGTCTGTCGGGCGTGCATGACGGGTATCGCACCGGCCGTGGCCGGGTGGTGATGCGGGCGCGGACGCATTTTGAGGACCTGGAGCGCGGCAACCGGCAGGCGATCATCGTCGACGAGATGCCCTACCAGGTGAACAAGCGTGCCGTGCTCGAGCGCATCGCCGAACTGGTCAACGAGAAGAAAATCGACGGCATCTCCGAGATCCGCGACGAGTCCGACAAATCCGGCATGCGCGTGGTCATCGAGCTCAAGCGCGGCGAAGTGCCCGAGGTGGTGCTCAACAACCTGTTCAAGCAGACGCAGTTGCAGGACACCTTTGGCATGAACATGGTGGCGCTGGTCGATGGCCGGCCGAAGGTGCTCAACCTGCGCCAGATGCTCGACTGCTTCCTGCAGCATCGGCGCGAGGTGGTCACCCGCCGCACCATCTACGAACTGCGCAAGGCGCGCGAGCGCGGGCATGTGCTCGAAGGCCTGGCGGTGGCGCTGTCCAACGTGGACGAGGTGATCGCGCTGATCAAGGCGGCGCCGACGCCGGCGGACGCTAAAGAGGGCCTGATGTCGCGCATCTGGCGCTCGCCGCTGGTCGAGGAGATGCTCGCCCGTGCGGCGGCTGACCGCGAAGCCTTCCGGCCGGCCGGGCTGGCGCCGGAGTTCGGGCTGCTCGACGACGGCTATCGTCTGTCCGAAGCGCAGGCGCAGGCGATCCTGGAATTGCGCCTGCAGCGCCTCACCGGGCTGGAGCAGGACAAGATCGTGGCCGAATACCGCGAGGTGATGGAAACCATCGCCGACCTGCTCGACATCCTGGCACGGCCGGAGCGGGTGACCAGCATCATTGGCGAAGAACTGGCCGCGATCCGCGAGCAGTACGGCGACGAGCGTCGCTCGGAGGTCGTGCTCGACACCGCCGACATCAATATAGAAGACCTGATCGCACCCGAAGACATGGTGGTGACCTTGTCGCACACCGGCTACTTCAAGCGCCAGCGCCTGGCCGACTACCGCGCCCAGCGTCGCGGCGGCCGCGGCAAGCAGGCGACGGCGATGAAGGATGACGATTTCATCGACCGCCTGTTCGTGGCCAACACCCACGACACCATCATGTGCTTCTCGAACCGCGGCCGCGCCTACTGGCTCAAGGTCTACGAGGTGCCCGAGGGCACGCGCAATTCGCGCGGCAAGCCGATCGTGAATCTCTTCCCGCTGCTCGACGGCGAAAAGATCACCGCGGTGCTGCCGGTCAAGGCCTTCGACGAGGACCACTTCGTCTTCATGGCCACCTCGCGTGGCACGGTCAAGAAAACCCCGCTGTCCGATTTCTCCAATCCGCGCAAGGCCGGCATCATCGCCGTCGGGCTCGATGAAGACGACTACCTCATCGGCGTGGCGATCACCGATGGCCAGTGCGACGTGATGCTGTTCTCCGATGCCGGCAAGGCCGTGCGTTTTGCCGAGACCGATGTGCGCCCGATGGGCCGCACGGCACGCGGCGTGCGCGGCATGATGCTCGAATCCGGTCAGCAGGTGATCAGCATGCTGGTGGCCGACGACGAGAGCTGGTCGGTGCTCACCGCCACGGTCAATGGCTACGGCAAGCGCACGCCGATTGGCGAATACACCCGCCATGGCCGCGGTACCAAGGGCATGATCGCCATCCAGTCGTCCGAGCGTAACGGCAAGCTGGTTGGCGCGGTACTGGTCAAGCCGGAGAACGAAATCATGCTGATCTCCACCGGCGGCGTGCTGATCCGCACCAAGGTCGAGCACATCCGCGAGATGGGTCGCTCGACCCAGGGCGTCACGCTGATCTCGCTCGACGACGGCACCCATCTGGCCGGGATCGAGCCGGTGGCGGAGACCGAGGATGAAGACGAGTTCCTCGAAGAGAGTCTGGCGGCCGCCGAAGGCGAGGGCATGGTGGCTGATGCCCCGGGCCCGGTCGGCGAGGCGGATGCCTCTGAGGACGAAACCCCCGACGGAGCGGAATGATGTCGCGCGTGTTCAATTTCAGTGCCGGTCCGGCGGCGCTGCCCGAATCGGTGCTGCGCCGTGCCGCCGAGGAAATGCTCGACTGGCATGGTACCGGTGTGAGCGTGATGGAGATGAGCCATCGCAGCCCGGCCTTTCAGTCGATCTATGAGCAGGCCGAGGCCGACCTGCGCGAGCTGCTGGCGGTGCCGCCCAACTATCGCATCCTGTTCATGCAGGGCGGCGCGATCGCCGAGAACGCGCTGGTGCCGATGAACCTGCTGGGCGACAAGCGCCGGGCCGACTACGTGGTGACCGGCTCGTGGTCGACCAAGTCGCAGAAGGAAGCGCGGCGCTACTGCGAGGTGAACATCGCGGCCTCGTCCGAGGCGGCCGGCTTCAATACCGTGCCGGCGATGGCCGAGTGGCGATTGTCGGACGATCCGGCCTACCTGTTTGTCTGCACCAACGAGACCATCGACGGCGTGGAGTTCGGCTTCGACCCTGATCTGGCCAAGATCGGTCGCGGCGAGGTGCCCGTGGTGGCAGACGTCTCCTCGCACATCCTCTCGCGCACCGTCGATGTGTCGCGCTACGGCGTGCTGTTCGGTGGCGCGCAGAAGAACATCGGCCCGGCCGGCCTGACCATCGTCATCGTGCGCGAGGACCTGCTCGGCCGCGCCCACAAGGACTGTCCGTCGGCCTTCGACTACAAGCTGGTGGCCGACAACCACTCCATGTACAACACGCCGCCGACCTACGCGATCTACATCGCCGGGCTGGTGTTCCAGTGGTTGCGTGCCCAGGGCGGCGTCGAGGCCATCGAGGCGGTCAACAAGGACAAGGCCGACCGGCTGTACGGCTTCATCGACCAGAGCGCCTTCTACCAGAACCGCATCGACCCGCGCTATCGCTCGCGCATGAACGTGCCGTTCTTCCTCGCCGACGAATCGCGCAACGCCGCCTTCCTCGAGCAAAGCTCGGCAGCCGGGCTGGTGCAGCTGAAGGGGCACAAATCGGTCGGCGGCATGCGCGCCTCCATTTACAACGCGATGCCGCTGGCCGGCGTCGAGGCACTGATCGACTTCATGCGGGACTTTGAAAGGCGGAACGGGTGATGGCTGAAGGGATGAGCGAAGAGCAGGAACTGCTCAAACTGCGCAACGAGATCGACGCGATCGATGATGCACTGCTGGCCAGCATGTCCCGTCGCGGCAAGCTCGCCCAGCGTGTGGGCGAGATCAAGCAAGGCAACATCTATCGCCCGGAGCGCGAAGCCCAGGTGTTGCGCCGCCTTGCCGATGCCAACCCCGGCCCCTTGCCGTCGACCGCCATCCAGCGGATTTTCCGCGAACTGATGTCGGCATGCCTGGCGCTGGAGCAACCGCTCAAGGTCGCCTATCTCGGCCCCGCGGGCACCTTTTCGGAGAGCGCCTCGCGCAAGCACTTCGGCAGTGCGCCGACCTTCATGCCCATGCTGGCCATCGACGACGTGTTCCGCTCGGTCGAAGCCGGTAGTGTGGACTACGGCGTGGTGCCGGTCGAGAACTCCACCGAAGGCGCGATCGGGCGCACGCTCGATCTGCTGCTGCTCAACCCGCTCAAGATCTGCGGCGAGGTCAAGCTGCGCATTCATCAGCACCTGATGTCCAAGGCCGACGGCCTGGGCGCCGCGCGCCGTGTGTATTCACATGCGCAGAGCCTGGCGCAGTGCCAGGAGTGGCTCAACCGCAACCTGCCTTCGCTGCCACGTGTGCCGGTGGCCAGCAATGCCGAGGCCGCACGGTTGGCGGCCGAAGACCCCGAGTCGGTGGCCATTGCCGGCGAGGCGGCGGCCGAGCTGTATGGCCTCAACATCCTGGCCGGCAACATCGAGGACGACCCCAACAACACCACGCGTTTCCTGGTCATCTGCCAGCATGACGCCGGCCCCTCGGGCAAGGACAAGACCTCGCTGGTGTGCTCGACGCCCAACCGCGCCGGCGCCATGCACCGTCTGCTCCAGCCGCTGGCCGAGCACGGCGTGAGCATGACCAAGCTGCAATCCCGCCCGGCCCGCTCGGGCTTGTGGGAATACGTCTATTACATCGATTTTGAAGGCCACCAGAGCGAGCCGAAGGTCGTCGCCGCGCTGGCCGATCTGGAGCACAACGCAAGCTTTGTGAAGGTGCTGGGCTCCTACCCGGTGGCGGCACTCTGAACACGGTCGTGTCACAGGGCACCTGAATACGAATTAAAGGCATCACCGAGGAGACCGAGCCATGTCAATCGCCGATCAGGCGCCGGACTACATCCGGGCCATTTCCCCCTACCAGCCGGGCAAGCCGATCTCCGAGCTGGCGCGTGAAATGGGGCTGGTCGAGGCCAGCATCGTCAAGCTGGCATCCAACGAGAATCCGCTGGGCATCAGCCCGCTGGCCAAGGAAGCGGTGGCGCGGGCAGTGGCCGAGCTGGCGCGCTACCCGGATGGCAATGGCTTTGCGCTGAAGGCAGCGTTGTCCGAGCGTACCGGTGTGGCCATGAACGGCATCGTGCTGGGCAACGGCTCGAACGACATCCTCGAACTGGTGGCCCGGACCTTCCTCACCCCGGGGGCGGAGGCGGTGTTTTCGCAACATGCGTTCGCGGTGTATCCGTTGGCGACGATGGCGGTGGGGGCTAGGCCGGTGACGGTGCCGGCCAAGGATTTTGGCCACGACCTGGCGGCCATGGCCGCCGCCATCACCGACAAGACCGGCGTGGTGTTCATTGCCAACCCCAACAACCCGACCGGAACCTTTTTGCCGGGGCCGCAGATCGAGGCCTTCCTGCAGGCGGTGCCGGAGCGCGTGCTGGTGGTGCTCGACGAGGCCTACACTGAATACCTGTCGGAGGCCGACCGCTATGACGCCATCTCGTGGCTGGCGCGCTTCCCCAACCTGCTCATCTCGCGCACCTTCTCCAAGGCCTACGGGCTGGCCGGGCTGCGCGTCGGCTATGGGCTGGGGCACCCGAGCGTGATCGATCTGCTCAACCGCGTCCGCCAGCCCTTCAACGTCAACAGCCTGGCCCTCGCGGCGGCAACGGCGGCGCTGGGTGACGACGAGTTCCTGGCCAAGAGCGCAGCGCTGAACCAGCGCGGCATGGTGCAGTTGACCGAGGCCTTCAAGGCCTTGTCGCTCGAATGGATTCCGTCGTGGGGCAACTTCGTCACCGTCAAGGTCGGCGATGGCGACGCGGTCTGCCGCAAGCTGTTGGCCCAAGGGGTGATCGTGCGGCCGATTGGCGGCTACGGCATGCCGCAGTGGCTGCGCGTGTCGATCGGTTTGCCCGAGGAGAACGCCCGCTTCATCGCCGCCTTGCCGCAGGCGCTGGCCTGATGGCGGTGGCGCCGATTCGCCGGCTGGTGGTGTGTGGTGTCGGCCTCATTGGCGGCTCGTTTGCCCTGGCGCTCAAAGCGGCCGGGATGGTCGAGCGGGTCGTCGGTGTCGGGCGCACGCGCAGCTCGCTGGAGCGTGCCAAGGCCTTGGGCGTGATCGACGAGATCGCGCTCGACTGGGCCAGCGCCCTGCACGGTTCCGATTTCGTGCTGCTGGCGATGCCAGTGGGGCAGGCCAACGCGGTCATGGCCGCGATGGCACCGCATCTGGCGAGCGAGACGATCGTGACCGACGCCGGCAGCACCAAGCGCGACGTCATCGAGGCCATCTACGCCCATCTCGACGCCCAGCTCAGTCATGTGGTGCCGGCGCACCCGATTGCCGGCGCAGAAAAGAGCGGGGCCGATGCCGCGTTTGCCACGCTCTACCGCGGCCGCAATGTGGTGGTCACGCCGCTGCCCGAGAACGACCCGGCGGCCGTCGCGCGGGTGCGCGAGATCTGGGCCGCCTGTGGCGCCACCGTGCGTGACATGAGTCCGCAAGACCACGACCGCGTTTTTGCCGCGGTCAGCCATCTGCCGCACCTGCTCGCCTTCGGCCTGGTGCACGACCTGGCCGGGCGGGCCAATGCCGAGCAGCTGTTCAGTTTTGCCGCCAGCGGCTTTCGCGATTTCACGCGTATTGCCGGCAGTCATCCCGAAATGTGGCGGGATATCTGCATGGCCAACCGACACGCGCTCACCGCCGAACTCGATCAGTACCTGGGCGAGCTGGCCTATCTGCGCGCCTTGCTGATGTCGGGCGACGGCAAGCGGCTCGAAGCGCTGTTTGGCGAGGCGCGCGAAGCGCGCAACCGCTGGGCCGAAAAAACCTTTCCTTCTTGATTCTTACGGATGTTGTCACGTGGAAACCCTTGATCTTGCCCCGATGATCCGGGCGGCGGGTACGGTTCGCCTGCCGGGTTCGAAAAGCATTTCCAACCGGGTGTTGCTGCTCGCCGCGCTGGCCGACGGGCCGACCCGGGTGCATGACCTGCTGCAGTCGGACGACACCCAGCGCATGCTCGAGGCGCTCCGCACGCTCGGCGTGCCGTGGCGGCAGGAGGCGGGCACGGACTGCTTCGTGGTCGATGGCGTGTCCGGGCGGTTTCCGGTCGCCGAGGCCGATCTGTTTCTGGGGAATGCGGGGACAGCTTTCCGCCCGCTGACCGCGGCCCTGGCCCTGTCGGGCGGTGACTATCGCCTGTCCGGCGTGCCGCGCATGCATGAGCGGCCGATCGGCGATCTCGTCGACGCGCTGCGCCAGCTGGGTGCAGCAGTGAGCTACACCGGCAACCCCGGCTATCCGCCGCTGACCATCGGCAAGGGCGCCATTCGCGCCGGCGGATCGGTGTCGGTGCGTGGCGACGTATCAAGCCAGTTTCTGACCGCCTTGTTGATGGCCGCGCCGCTGACCGGCGTTGAAATCAACATTGAAGTCAGCGGCGAGCTGATCTCCAAACCGTACATCGAAATCACCCTGAACCTGATGGCCCGCTTCGGCGTCGAGGTGGTGCGCGACGGCTGGCAGCGCTTCACGGTGCCAGGTGGTGCCCGATATCGCAGCCCGGGCGACATCCACGTCGAGGGCGATGCGTCGTCGGCGTCGTATTTCCTCGCTGCCGGCGGTATCGGCGGTGGTCCGGTGCGGGTGGAGGGGGTGGGGCGCCACAGCATCCAGGGCGATGTCCGCTTTGCCGAAGCGCTCGAACAGCTTGGCGTGCAGATCACCATGGGCGAGCACTGGATTGAGGCGAGTGCGCCGGCGGGCGGGCGACTCAAGGCCTTCGACAT comes from Denitromonas sp. and encodes:
- the gyrA gene encoding DNA gyrase subunit A; protein product: MDQFAKETLPISLEEEMRHAYLDYAMSVIVGRALPDVRDGLKPVHRRVLFAMHEANNAWNRPYVKCARVVGEVMGKYHPHGDSAIYDTLVRMAQNFSLRYMLVDGQGNFGSIDGDNAAAMRYTECRQARVASELLSDIDKETVNFVPNYDGKEREPAVLPARIPNLLINGSSGIAVGMATNIPPHNLREVIDACLLLLNEPDTDIEALIKIVKAPDFPTAALIYGLSGVHDGYRTGRGRVVMRARTHFEDLERGNRQAIIVDEMPYQVNKRAVLERIAELVNEKKIDGISEIRDESDKSGMRVVIELKRGEVPEVVLNNLFKQTQLQDTFGMNMVALVDGRPKVLNLRQMLDCFLQHRREVVTRRTIYELRKARERGHVLEGLAVALSNVDEVIALIKAAPTPADAKEGLMSRIWRSPLVEEMLARAAADREAFRPAGLAPEFGLLDDGYRLSEAQAQAILELRLQRLTGLEQDKIVAEYREVMETIADLLDILARPERVTSIIGEELAAIREQYGDERRSEVVLDTADINIEDLIAPEDMVVTLSHTGYFKRQRLADYRAQRRGGRGKQATAMKDDDFIDRLFVANTHDTIMCFSNRGRAYWLKVYEVPEGTRNSRGKPIVNLFPLLDGEKITAVLPVKAFDEDHFVFMATSRGTVKKTPLSDFSNPRKAGIIAVGLDEDDYLIGVAITDGQCDVMLFSDAGKAVRFAETDVRPMGRTARGVRGMMLESGQQVISMLVADDESWSVLTATVNGYGKRTPIGEYTRHGRGTKGMIAIQSSERNGKLVGAVLVKPENEIMLISTGGVLIRTKVEHIREMGRSTQGVTLISLDDGTHLAGIEPVAETEDEDEFLEESLAAAEGEGMVADAPGPVGEADASEDETPDGAE
- the serC gene encoding 3-phosphoserine/phosphohydroxythreonine transaminase, which translates into the protein MSRVFNFSAGPAALPESVLRRAAEEMLDWHGTGVSVMEMSHRSPAFQSIYEQAEADLRELLAVPPNYRILFMQGGAIAENALVPMNLLGDKRRADYVVTGSWSTKSQKEARRYCEVNIAASSEAAGFNTVPAMAEWRLSDDPAYLFVCTNETIDGVEFGFDPDLAKIGRGEVPVVADVSSHILSRTVDVSRYGVLFGGAQKNIGPAGLTIVIVREDLLGRAHKDCPSAFDYKLVADNHSMYNTPPTYAIYIAGLVFQWLRAQGGVEAIEAVNKDKADRLYGFIDQSAFYQNRIDPRYRSRMNVPFFLADESRNAAFLEQSSAAGLVQLKGHKSVGGMRASIYNAMPLAGVEALIDFMRDFERRNG
- the pheA gene encoding prephenate dehydratase yields the protein MAEGMSEEQELLKLRNEIDAIDDALLASMSRRGKLAQRVGEIKQGNIYRPEREAQVLRRLADANPGPLPSTAIQRIFRELMSACLALEQPLKVAYLGPAGTFSESASRKHFGSAPTFMPMLAIDDVFRSVEAGSVDYGVVPVENSTEGAIGRTLDLLLLNPLKICGEVKLRIHQHLMSKADGLGAARRVYSHAQSLAQCQEWLNRNLPSLPRVPVASNAEAARLAAEDPESVAIAGEAAAELYGLNILAGNIEDDPNNTTRFLVICQHDAGPSGKDKTSLVCSTPNRAGAMHRLLQPLAEHGVSMTKLQSRPARSGLWEYVYYIDFEGHQSEPKVVAALADLEHNASFVKVLGSYPVAAL
- the hisC gene encoding histidinol-phosphate transaminase — translated: MSIADQAPDYIRAISPYQPGKPISELAREMGLVEASIVKLASNENPLGISPLAKEAVARAVAELARYPDGNGFALKAALSERTGVAMNGIVLGNGSNDILELVARTFLTPGAEAVFSQHAFAVYPLATMAVGARPVTVPAKDFGHDLAAMAAAITDKTGVVFIANPNNPTGTFLPGPQIEAFLQAVPERVLVVLDEAYTEYLSEADRYDAISWLARFPNLLISRTFSKAYGLAGLRVGYGLGHPSVIDLLNRVRQPFNVNSLALAAATAALGDDEFLAKSAALNQRGMVQLTEAFKALSLEWIPSWGNFVTVKVGDGDAVCRKLLAQGVIVRPIGGYGMPQWLRVSIGLPEENARFIAALPQALA
- a CDS encoding prephenate dehydrogenase — encoded protein: MAPIRRLVVCGVGLIGGSFALALKAAGMVERVVGVGRTRSSLERAKALGVIDEIALDWASALHGSDFVLLAMPVGQANAVMAAMAPHLASETIVTDAGSTKRDVIEAIYAHLDAQLSHVVPAHPIAGAEKSGADAAFATLYRGRNVVVTPLPENDPAAVARVREIWAACGATVRDMSPQDHDRVFAAVSHLPHLLAFGLVHDLAGRANAEQLFSFAASGFRDFTRIAGSHPEMWRDICMANRHALTAELDQYLGELAYLRALLMSGDGKRLEALFGEAREARNRWAEKTFPS